A section of the Microbacterium forte genome encodes:
- a CDS encoding tripartite tricarboxylate transporter TctB family protein: MSHADATSAVEQDEHQGAPASRPLEIVFGAVALAFSAGYLFLTTQIPLRREALPGQIDARFWPMVIAVTAVVISLAILALAVTRPAPGREDLDRIQPGGVVRVVATLAITGAFISVWSLGTVILFGYRIEVFPVAAAVLMAALMLLYGHRRWLSLIIYSASVTAFVYVVFGMLLRIPL, encoded by the coding sequence ATGTCCCACGCCGATGCCACATCCGCGGTCGAGCAGGACGAACACCAGGGCGCACCCGCGTCCAGACCGCTCGAGATCGTCTTCGGGGCCGTCGCCCTGGCCTTCAGCGCCGGGTATCTCTTCCTCACGACGCAGATCCCGCTGCGCCGCGAAGCGCTCCCGGGTCAGATCGACGCGCGCTTCTGGCCGATGGTCATCGCCGTCACGGCGGTCGTCATCTCGCTCGCGATCCTGGCGCTCGCCGTCACCCGGCCCGCGCCGGGGCGCGAGGATCTCGACCGCATCCAGCCCGGCGGTGTGGTCAGGGTCGTCGCCACCCTCGCGATCACCGGAGCGTTCATCTCGGTGTGGTCGCTGGGCACCGTCATCCTGTTCGGGTACCGCATCGAGGTCTTCCCGGTGGCCGCCGCCGTGCTGATGGCCGCTCTCATGCTCCTCTACGGCCACCGCCGCTGGCTGAGCCTGATCATCTACTCCGCCTCCGTCACCGCGTTCGTCTACGTCGTGTTCGGCATGCTCCTGAGGATTCCCCTGTGA